One window of Curtobacterium sp. 458 genomic DNA carries:
- a CDS encoding glycosyltransferase gives MSADATTATAESTGATAGRRPLRVLIAADTFPPDVNGAATFAEQLAVGLAERGHEVHVVAPASSSHHGTAEEEHRGVQLVVHRLKSYKWPTHAWLRFVWPWSVRKLTAPILDAVRPDVVHIQSHIVVGRGVAREAHDRGIRVVATNHFMPENLLDYVPLSKWIIPTAIRIAWRDAAKTYRIADAITTPTNLAADYLRKAIAGQRVLAISCGLDVTRYVAREGRPVNNEIVFVGRVAPEKNLDVLVRALPLLPAELHAHLTIVGGGEMIPKLTALTRELGLEDRVRFAGFVTDEDKRTALTNATVFAMPSTAELQSISSLEGMASGLPVVAADSMALPHLVDGNGYLFRPGDERDLAEKLTTVLTASDEDYVAMRQRSLEMIQPHDINRTLATFEALYRGEPVA, from the coding sequence GTGTCAGCAGATGCCACCACCGCCACCGCCGAGTCGACGGGTGCGACGGCCGGACGCCGACCGCTGCGGGTCCTCATCGCGGCGGACACCTTCCCGCCCGACGTCAACGGCGCCGCGACCTTCGCCGAGCAGCTCGCCGTCGGGCTCGCCGAGCGCGGCCACGAGGTCCACGTCGTCGCGCCCGCGTCCTCGAGCCACCACGGCACCGCCGAAGAGGAGCACCGCGGCGTCCAGCTCGTCGTCCACCGGTTGAAGTCGTACAAGTGGCCGACGCACGCCTGGCTCCGGTTCGTCTGGCCGTGGAGCGTCCGGAAGCTCACCGCGCCCATCCTCGACGCCGTCCGCCCCGACGTCGTGCACATCCAGTCCCACATCGTCGTCGGCCGCGGCGTCGCCCGTGAAGCACACGACCGCGGCATCCGCGTCGTCGCGACGAACCACTTCATGCCGGAGAACCTGCTCGACTACGTGCCGCTGAGCAAGTGGATCATCCCGACCGCGATCCGGATCGCCTGGCGCGACGCAGCGAAGACGTACCGCATCGCCGACGCGATCACGACGCCGACGAACCTCGCGGCCGACTACCTGCGGAAGGCCATCGCCGGGCAGCGCGTCCTCGCGATCTCCTGCGGACTCGACGTCACACGGTACGTCGCCCGCGAGGGCCGTCCCGTGAACAACGAGATCGTGTTCGTCGGTCGGGTCGCGCCGGAGAAGAACCTCGACGTCCTCGTCCGCGCGCTGCCGCTGCTCCCGGCGGAGCTGCACGCGCACCTGACCATCGTCGGCGGCGGCGAGATGATCCCGAAGCTGACCGCGCTCACCCGCGAGCTCGGCCTCGAGGACCGGGTGCGCTTCGCGGGGTTCGTGACCGACGAGGACAAGCGCACCGCACTCACCAACGCGACTGTCTTCGCGATGCCGTCGACGGCAGAGCTGCAGAGCATCTCGTCGCTCGAGGGCATGGCGTCCGGGCTGCCGGTGGTCGCGGCCGACTCGATGGCGCTGCCGCACCTGGTCGACGGCAACGGGTACCTGTTCCGTCCCGGTGACGAACGCGACCTCGCCGAGAAGCTCACGACGGTGCTCACCGCATCGGACGAGGACTACGTCGCCATGCGGCAGCGGAGTCTCGAGATGATCCAGCCACACGACATCAACCGCACGCTCGCGACGTTCGAGGCGCTGTATCGTGGGGAGCCGGTGGCCTGA
- a CDS encoding DMT family transporter, translating into MTTDLPLPDAVSNLTPFQALMIPVALLGAVFLSLGAQFQSRGVQRVEARLGRQSKGLSIRHVLALVSSGYWVLGTLMLGLAVVLQLFSIANAPLIVVQPLGAVALVITTWFSSRASGVPLGRRARRAVWTCIIGVGIFVGIAAFVGHESAITRQQLITVLVILAVVLALVLVSFRFVAQHRNALYYIVGAGVLYGFVATLAKVVLNRLLNGTFDWLTVVAILGVVVAASLGGYFVQNAYSSGSADLVIAGLTVIDPIVAVGIGVIVLDEATGAPVGAVLGFVVAAAIAITGVFLLAKHHPQTRS; encoded by the coding sequence GTGACGACGGACCTCCCGCTCCCCGACGCGGTCAGCAACCTGACCCCGTTCCAGGCGCTCATGATCCCCGTCGCACTGCTCGGTGCGGTCTTCCTGTCGCTCGGCGCGCAGTTCCAGAGTCGCGGCGTCCAGCGGGTCGAGGCCCGGCTCGGACGGCAGTCGAAGGGCCTCAGCATCCGGCACGTGCTCGCGCTGGTGTCGAGCGGCTACTGGGTGCTCGGCACGCTCATGCTCGGGTTGGCCGTCGTGCTGCAGCTGTTCAGCATCGCCAACGCGCCGCTCATCGTCGTGCAGCCGCTCGGTGCCGTCGCGCTCGTCATCACCACGTGGTTCTCCTCGCGTGCCAGCGGCGTCCCGCTCGGCCGTCGTGCGCGCCGGGCGGTGTGGACGTGCATCATCGGCGTCGGCATCTTCGTCGGCATCGCGGCCTTCGTCGGGCACGAGAGCGCGATCACGAGGCAGCAGCTCATCACGGTGCTCGTCATCCTCGCGGTCGTGCTGGCGCTCGTGCTCGTGTCCTTCCGGTTCGTGGCGCAGCACCGCAACGCGCTGTACTACATCGTCGGTGCCGGCGTGCTCTACGGTTTCGTGGCGACGCTGGCGAAGGTCGTCCTGAACCGCCTGCTCAACGGCACGTTCGACTGGCTGACGGTCGTCGCGATCCTCGGGGTCGTGGTCGCCGCGTCGCTCGGCGGGTACTTCGTGCAGAACGCCTACTCGAGCGGCTCCGCCGACCTCGTGATCGCCGGTCTCACCGTCATCGACCCGATCGTGGCGGTCGGCATCGGCGTGATCGTCCTCGACGAGGCCACCGGCGCACCCGTCGGTGCCGTGCTCGGGTTCGTCGTCGCGGCCGCCATCGCGATCACCGGGGTGTTCCTCCTCGCGAAGCACCACCCCCAGACACGGTCCTGA
- the def gene encoding peptide deformylase, producing MAVLPIRITGEPVLHERATEVTEFDDALRELVADMFETMDLAPGVGLAGPQVGIGKRLFVYSWTDDDEVQHRGAAINPVLWITPPVPEAVEELDEDDESEGCLSIPGERFPLRRSGGALLRAFDEHGDPFEVEAHGWLARVFQHEYDHLDGYLYADRLGHPYGKQVTKAVRKNSWGGPGKSWLPGRDHPEG from the coding sequence ATGGCCGTCCTCCCGATCCGCATCACCGGTGAACCCGTCCTCCACGAGCGCGCCACGGAGGTGACCGAGTTCGACGACGCGCTCCGCGAGCTCGTGGCGGACATGTTCGAGACGATGGACCTGGCCCCCGGAGTCGGACTCGCCGGTCCGCAGGTCGGCATCGGCAAGCGGCTCTTCGTCTACTCATGGACCGATGATGACGAGGTCCAGCACCGCGGCGCGGCGATCAACCCCGTCCTGTGGATCACTCCCCCGGTCCCCGAGGCCGTGGAGGAACTCGACGAGGACGACGAGTCCGAGGGCTGCCTCTCGATCCCCGGTGAGCGCTTCCCGCTCCGGCGATCAGGGGGTGCGCTCCTCCGCGCGTTCGACGAGCACGGCGATCCGTTCGAGGTCGAGGCGCACGGCTGGCTCGCCCGCGTCTTCCAGCACGAGTACGACCACCTCGACGGCTACCTCTACGCGGACCGACTCGGGCACCCGTACGGCAAGCAGGTCACGAAGGCCGTCCGGAAGAACAGCTGGGGCGGACCGGGCAAGTCGTGGCTGCCCGGTCGCGACCACCCGGAGGGCTGA
- a CDS encoding D-isomer specific 2-hydroxyacid dehydrogenase family protein, whose amino-acid sequence MSATPGRFAASEGVRGHRAVVTDAGAPLPVAPPQAGPVAILPSEADLHVSAVVEAGGTVAPLGPDTRGIVWLDPRDPDGLASALDDAPDVSWVQLPFAGVDAFAGLIEAHGDRVLFTSAKGAYAEPVAEHALALTLGTLRVLQKRARATSWATEPEGVSLYGRNVVVIGAGGIALEYIRLLRPFDVHVTVVRRSSAPVESADRTVPTDQLDEVLPDADVVMIAAAMTSGTSKLFGAHQFAVMKDSARLVNIARGGLVDTDALLTALRDGSIAAAGLDVTDPEPLPDGHPLWSEPGAIITPHQADTPEMVAPLLAERVRTNTTAFLGGDGSGFVGVVDPAAGY is encoded by the coding sequence GTGAGCGCCACGCCCGGTCGTTTCGCCGCGTCGGAGGGGGTCCGCGGGCACCGCGCGGTCGTCACCGACGCCGGGGCTCCGCTGCCCGTCGCCCCGCCGCAGGCCGGCCCGGTCGCGATCCTGCCGTCCGAGGCCGACCTGCACGTCTCCGCCGTCGTCGAGGCCGGCGGGACCGTCGCCCCGCTCGGTCCCGACACCCGCGGGATCGTCTGGCTCGACCCGCGCGACCCGGACGGACTCGCGTCGGCGCTCGACGACGCTCCCGACGTGTCCTGGGTGCAACTCCCGTTCGCCGGGGTCGACGCCTTCGCCGGGCTCATCGAGGCGCACGGGGACCGCGTCCTGTTCACCTCCGCCAAGGGTGCGTACGCCGAGCCGGTGGCCGAGCACGCCCTCGCGCTGACGCTCGGCACGCTCCGGGTGCTCCAGAAGCGGGCCCGGGCGACCTCGTGGGCGACGGAGCCCGAGGGCGTGTCGCTGTACGGCCGGAACGTCGTCGTGATCGGCGCCGGCGGCATCGCGCTGGAGTACATCCGGCTGCTGCGCCCGTTCGACGTGCACGTGACCGTCGTCCGGCGGTCGTCGGCGCCGGTGGAGTCCGCCGACCGCACGGTGCCGACCGACCAGCTCGACGAGGTCCTGCCCGACGCCGACGTCGTGATGATCGCCGCCGCGATGACCTCCGGGACGTCCAAGCTGTTCGGGGCGCACCAGTTCGCCGTCATGAAGGACTCGGCGCGGCTGGTGAACATCGCGCGCGGGGGCCTCGTCGACACCGACGCGCTGCTCACCGCGCTGCGGGACGGCTCGATCGCGGCCGCTGGACTCGACGTCACGGACCCGGAGCCACTGCCGGACGGGCATCCGCTCTGGAGCGAGCCGGGAGCGATCATCACCCCGCACCAGGCGGACACGCCGGAGATGGTGGCGCCGCTCCTGGCCGAGCGCGTCCGGACGAACACGACGGCGTTCCTCGGCGGGGACGGCTCGGGCTTCGTCGGCGTCGTGGACCCGGCCGCGGGGTACTGA
- a CDS encoding dipeptide/oligopeptide/nickel ABC transporter ATP-binding protein produces the protein MIAVNGPAVVADDVSIEYRSGRAGEPIRAVDGVSLSLRQGEILAVLGESGSGKSTLAAAIAGQLGAHGEGEGAYRRQIIGGELTVLGQKTRGLRASSRKLDRLSGRIGYLPQDAADRLSPDLTVGEAVAEPIYVRDRRFDRKEAGLMVARLLDAVHLPLGSMRLNTWELSSGQRQRVALARALILEPQLLVADEPARGVDVLVRQSVLEALANLQQGRQFSAVVVSSDLREARALADRVAVMADGRLVGLGTFDEVLDNPVDPYVKTLAATASRPVKRRPAGTGAAGAPAAPRRSSAPRRPGSAPSAGASSLGVPAATVARLERQEQA, from the coding sequence ATGATCGCGGTGAACGGCCCGGCGGTCGTCGCGGACGACGTGTCGATCGAGTACCGGAGCGGCCGAGCGGGGGAACCGATCCGCGCGGTCGACGGCGTGAGCCTGTCGCTGCGACAGGGGGAGATCCTCGCCGTCCTCGGTGAGTCCGGATCGGGCAAGTCGACGTTGGCGGCGGCGATCGCCGGCCAGCTCGGCGCGCACGGCGAGGGCGAGGGCGCGTACCGGCGCCAGATCATCGGCGGCGAACTGACGGTCCTCGGGCAGAAGACCCGCGGCCTGCGGGCGTCGTCGCGGAAGCTCGACCGGCTGAGCGGGCGGATCGGGTACCTCCCGCAGGACGCCGCTGACCGGCTGAGCCCCGACCTCACCGTCGGCGAGGCCGTCGCCGAGCCGATCTACGTGCGCGACCGCCGGTTCGACCGCAAGGAAGCGGGCCTCATGGTCGCTCGGCTGCTCGACGCCGTGCACCTGCCGCTCGGGTCGATGCGCCTCAACACGTGGGAGCTCTCGAGCGGTCAGCGGCAGCGTGTCGCGCTCGCCCGTGCGCTGATCCTCGAGCCGCAGCTGCTCGTCGCCGACGAACCGGCCCGTGGCGTCGACGTGCTCGTGCGGCAGTCGGTGCTCGAGGCCCTCGCCAACCTGCAGCAGGGTCGCCAGTTCTCGGCGGTCGTCGTGTCGAGCGACCTCCGCGAGGCACGTGCCCTCGCCGACCGAGTCGCCGTCATGGCCGACGGTCGGCTCGTCGGGCTCGGGACGTTCGACGAGGTGCTCGACAACCCGGTCGACCCCTACGTGAAGACCCTCGCCGCCACGGCCTCCCGCCCGGTCAAGCGCCGGCCGGCCGGAACCGGTGCCGCTGGTGCACCCGCGGCGCCCCGACGTTCGTCGGCTCCGCGACGGCCCGGCTCAGCACCATCCGCCGGTGCGTCGTCGCTCGGTGTGCCGGCCGCGACCGTCGCTCGGCTGGAACGGCAGGAGCAGGCGTGA
- a CDS encoding ABC transporter ATP-binding protein, with protein MTDATTGLPADARAPRAEPVAVVDDLTVTFATDNGAVDAVKGVSIDVRPGEVLALVGESGSGKSVTARSMLRLMPETATLGGAVYLDGTDVVSVGAQKLRELRGTAGAMVFQEPSTALNPVFTVGWQIAEGLRAHGGVSKKDARAKAIDYLRRVGIPDPEERVDHFPHQFSGGQKQRVVIASALALEPSVIIADEPTTALDVTVQAEILDLLRRCRDEFGAAIVIITHNMGVVADLADRVAVMYQGEIVEEAPVRELFANPQADYTKRLLAAVPRLEASTGTARRAAISEDVEPLVSAKGLEIEYPGRLGSHAFKAVKGVDLAIRPGEVLGLVGESGSGKTTIGRAIAGLTRVTGGSLNVLGTEMLGYRERDFKRHRKDIGFVFQDPATSFNPLLTIAECVAEPLVVHGEVRSPRAARKRVDELLEAVQLPAAYGDRYPHELSGGQRQRASLARSLALRPKLLIADEPTSALDVSVQARVLELFLELQQDLGFASLFISHDLAVVGALSDRIAVLYRGDLVETGTTAQVLGAPQHPYTQRLLASLPVPDPAEQAERRRTLERLENVGS; from the coding sequence ATGACGGACGCAACCACGGGCCTCCCGGCCGACGCCCGCGCACCGCGCGCCGAGCCGGTCGCCGTCGTCGACGACCTGACCGTGACCTTCGCCACCGACAACGGTGCCGTCGACGCCGTCAAGGGCGTCAGCATCGACGTGCGGCCGGGCGAGGTCCTCGCCCTCGTCGGCGAGTCGGGTTCGGGCAAGTCGGTGACCGCGCGGAGCATGCTCCGGCTCATGCCCGAGACCGCGACCCTCGGCGGGGCCGTGTACCTCGACGGCACCGACGTGGTGAGCGTCGGCGCGCAGAAGCTCCGCGAGCTCCGCGGCACCGCGGGCGCGATGGTCTTCCAGGAACCGAGCACCGCGCTCAACCCGGTCTTCACGGTCGGGTGGCAGATCGCCGAGGGACTCCGCGCCCACGGCGGGGTCTCGAAGAAGGACGCCCGGGCGAAGGCGATCGACTACCTCCGCCGCGTCGGGATCCCCGACCCGGAGGAGCGCGTCGACCACTTCCCGCACCAGTTCTCCGGCGGGCAGAAGCAGCGCGTCGTGATCGCGTCGGCGCTGGCCCTCGAGCCGAGCGTCATCATCGCCGACGAGCCGACCACCGCGCTCGACGTGACCGTGCAGGCGGAGATCCTCGACCTCCTCCGGCGCTGCCGCGACGAGTTCGGCGCGGCGATCGTCATCATCACCCACAACATGGGCGTGGTGGCCGACCTGGCCGACCGCGTCGCCGTGATGTACCAGGGCGAGATCGTCGAGGAGGCCCCGGTCCGCGAGCTCTTCGCGAACCCGCAGGCCGACTACACGAAGCGTCTGCTCGCTGCGGTGCCCCGACTCGAGGCCTCGACGGGCACGGCGCGCCGAGCCGCGATCTCGGAGGACGTCGAGCCGCTCGTGTCGGCGAAGGGACTCGAGATCGAGTACCCCGGCCGGCTCGGGTCGCACGCGTTCAAGGCGGTCAAGGGCGTCGACCTCGCGATCCGCCCCGGTGAGGTCCTCGGCCTGGTGGGGGAGTCCGGCTCGGGCAAGACCACCATCGGTCGGGCGATCGCCGGGCTCACCCGGGTCACGGGCGGCTCGCTGAACGTCCTCGGCACCGAGATGCTCGGTTACCGGGAGCGGGACTTCAAGCGGCACCGCAAGGACATCGGGTTCGTGTTCCAGGACCCGGCGACGTCGTTCAACCCACTGCTCACGATCGCGGAGTGCGTCGCCGAGCCGCTCGTCGTGCACGGCGAGGTCCGCAGCCCGCGAGCGGCCCGGAAGCGCGTCGACGAACTGCTCGAGGCGGTGCAGCTGCCGGCGGCGTACGGCGACCGCTACCCGCACGAGCTGTCCGGCGGTCAGCGTCAGCGCGCGTCGCTCGCCCGGTCGCTCGCGCTCCGGCCGAAGCTCCTCATCGCCGACGAGCCGACGAGTGCGCTCGACGTGTCGGTGCAGGCACGCGTGCTCGAACTGTTCCTGGAACTCCAGCAGGACCTCGGGTTCGCGTCGCTCTTCATCAGCCACGACCTGGCCGTGGTCGGCGCGCTCTCCGACCGGATCGCGGTGCTGTACCGCGGTGACCTCGTGGAGACCGGGACCACCGCGCAGGTCCTCGGCGCGCCGCAGCACCCCTACACGCAGCGTCTCCTGGCGTCGCTCCCGGTGCCGGACCCGGCCGAACAGGCCGAGCGACGGCGTACGCTGGAGCGACTGGAGAACGTCGGGTCCTGA
- a CDS encoding ABC transporter permease, giving the protein MADTALVDRHEPLWKRLPVVVQLRRSTGWQRAMLITGVVICALYLIVAIAAPLIAPYSFGQLQGADGQGFPRTAAPSPEHIWGTTVGGFDVFSRVVYGARTAVLVVIVAVIVSITIGVILGMVSGYLGGWLDRILVVVADAIYAFPSLLLAIVVSIVVSGGNSSYAGGIIAAAISITVVYVPQYFRVVRAEAVRLKNEAFVESARVMGTNPWRIMTRHVLRNSTRSLPLILTLNASDAILTLAGLGFLGFGIGPTAGAEWGYDLSRALSDVASGVWWTGVFPGVAIVVLVLGVTFIGESLNDISDPRLRARRRLKQLVSRKQAASTEGAAA; this is encoded by the coding sequence ATGGCCGACACCGCCCTCGTCGACCGCCACGAGCCGCTGTGGAAGCGCCTGCCCGTGGTCGTCCAGCTCCGCAGGAGCACCGGCTGGCAGCGTGCCATGCTCATCACCGGCGTGGTCATCTGCGCCCTGTACCTCATCGTCGCGATCGCCGCGCCGCTCATCGCCCCGTACAGCTTCGGCCAGCTGCAGGGTGCAGACGGCCAGGGCTTCCCGCGTACGGCGGCGCCGAGCCCCGAGCACATCTGGGGCACCACGGTCGGTGGGTTCGACGTGTTCAGCCGCGTCGTCTACGGCGCTCGCACGGCCGTCCTCGTCGTCATCGTCGCGGTCATCGTGTCGATCACGATCGGTGTGATCCTCGGCATGGTCTCCGGCTACCTCGGCGGCTGGCTCGACCGGATCCTGGTCGTCGTCGCGGACGCGATCTACGCCTTCCCGTCGCTGCTCCTCGCGATCGTCGTCTCGATCGTGGTCTCCGGCGGGAACTCGAGCTACGCGGGCGGCATCATCGCCGCGGCGATCTCGATCACGGTGGTCTACGTGCCGCAGTACTTCCGGGTCGTCCGCGCCGAGGCCGTCCGCCTGAAGAACGAGGCGTTCGTCGAGTCGGCCCGCGTCATGGGGACCAACCCGTGGCGGATCATGACCAGGCACGTCCTGCGCAACAGCACGCGGAGCCTCCCGCTCATCCTCACCCTCAACGCGAGCGACGCGATCCTGACGCTCGCGGGCCTCGGCTTCCTCGGGTTCGGCATCGGCCCGACCGCCGGCGCCGAGTGGGGCTACGACCTCAGCCGCGCGCTGTCCGACGTCGCGTCGGGCGTGTGGTGGACGGGTGTCTTCCCCGGTGTCGCGATCGTCGTGCTCGTGCTCGGCGTGACCTTCATCGGTGAGAGCCTCAACGACATCTCCGACCCCCGTCTGCGCGCCCGCCGCCGGCTGAAGCAGCTCGTGTCGCGCAAGCAGGCGGCCAGCACGGAAGGAGCGGCCGCATGA
- a CDS encoding ABC transporter permease, translated as MATDPTKPQAQRRAKGQGGGLGRYVLVRFLLIFPTVFILVTLVFFLMRVIGNPITASVGGRLTPDQLQERLHAAGYDRPVLVQYFEYLGNIVRLDFGETTTDHRPITEIILQYGGATAELVFYALIVALVLGIPLGMLAAYVRDKWPDVLFRALAILTYATPVFFGGLLLKLVFSVWLGWLPLGDRASTRVSLVLDNIPGASGIYIVDALRTGNAQIIGDVLAHAVLPALTLGLLTAGIFLRLVRANMIGSLGSEYVDAARSRGVREARLVRTHAFRPALVPIITVMGLQIAMLLGGSVLTETTFGWRGLGFELNQYLSARDFVAVQGIVAMLAVIVAVTNFVVDVVAALIDPRVRF; from the coding sequence CTGGCCACCGACCCCACCAAGCCCCAGGCACAGCGACGTGCCAAGGGGCAGGGCGGCGGACTCGGCCGGTACGTCCTCGTCCGGTTCCTCCTGATCTTCCCGACCGTCTTCATCCTCGTGACGCTCGTGTTCTTCCTGATGCGCGTCATCGGGAACCCGATCACCGCGTCCGTCGGCGGTCGCCTCACGCCCGACCAGCTGCAGGAACGCCTGCACGCGGCGGGCTACGACCGGCCGGTCCTCGTGCAGTACTTCGAGTACCTCGGCAACATCGTCCGGCTGGACTTCGGCGAGACGACGACGGACCACCGACCGATCACCGAGATCATCCTGCAGTACGGCGGCGCGACGGCCGAGCTCGTGTTCTACGCGCTCATCGTCGCCCTCGTCCTCGGCATCCCGCTCGGCATGCTCGCGGCGTACGTCCGCGACAAGTGGCCGGACGTGCTGTTCCGTGCCCTCGCGATCCTGACGTACGCGACGCCGGTGTTCTTCGGCGGTCTGCTCCTCAAGCTCGTGTTCTCGGTGTGGCTCGGTTGGTTGCCGCTCGGTGACCGCGCGTCGACCCGGGTCAGCCTCGTGCTCGACAACATCCCCGGCGCGAGCGGCATCTACATCGTCGACGCGCTCCGCACCGGCAACGCCCAGATCATCGGCGACGTGCTCGCGCACGCCGTCCTGCCCGCGCTGACGCTCGGTCTGCTCACAGCCGGCATCTTCCTCCGCCTCGTGCGCGCCAACATGATCGGCTCGCTCGGTTCCGAGTACGTGGATGCGGCCCGCTCGCGCGGCGTCCGGGAGGCACGGCTCGTCCGGACGCACGCCTTCCGTCCCGCCCTCGTGCCGATCATCACGGTGATGGGGCTCCAGATCGCCATGCTGCTCGGTGGTTCCGTCCTGACCGAGACCACCTTCGGGTGGCGCGGGCTCGGCTTCGAGCTCAACCAGTACCTGTCGGCCCGCGACTTCGTCGCGGTCCAGGGCATCGTCGCGATGCTCGCGGTGATCGTCGCGGTGACGAACTTCGTCGTCGACGTCGTCGCCGCGCTCATCGACCCGAGAGTGAGGTTCTAG
- a CDS encoding ABC transporter substrate-binding protein: MASVTKWGKRGIALGAGAAATALVLTGCASGSVSSTDLNGMTIGTTDKITSLDPAGSYDNGSFAVQNQVFPFLMNTPVGSPDVKPDIATKGEFTNDTTYTVTLKKGLKFANGHDLTSSDVKFSFDRELKINNENGPQSLLANLKSIDTPDDTTVVFNLDHADQTWPQVLSSPAGPIVDEQVFSADKLTPAADIVKGKAFAGQYEITSYKENDTIQYKANKEYDGLLGKAKTDEVTASYYTKETDLKLAVQQGDVDVAYRSLTPTDIADLRKDKDVKVTDGPGGELRYLVFNFKTQPFGTGQSDADEAKALAVRQAVADVVDREKLAKDVYNNTYSPVYSMVPDGLTGAATPFKTLYGDGDGGADVDKAKKTLSDAGVTGKVQLDIQYAPDHYGSTSDDEYAELKTQLENSGLFTVNIQSTVYTTYAVDRTKDAYPVYQLGWFPDFSDADNYLSPFFTKDNFVQNHYDDPTIQKLISEEQAESDASKRADLIEQAQQREAEQISTLPLLQGKSIAVAGKDVKGLTLDASFKFRYATLSK, translated from the coding sequence ATGGCATCCGTCACCAAGTGGGGCAAGCGCGGCATCGCGCTCGGCGCCGGGGCAGCAGCGACGGCGCTGGTGCTCACCGGCTGCGCGAGCGGCAGCGTGTCGTCCACCGACCTGAACGGCATGACGATCGGCACGACCGACAAGATCACGTCGCTCGACCCGGCCGGCTCCTACGACAACGGCTCCTTCGCCGTGCAGAACCAGGTGTTCCCGTTCCTGATGAACACCCCCGTCGGCAGCCCGGACGTCAAGCCGGACATCGCGACCAAGGGCGAGTTCACGAACGACACCACGTACACGGTGACGCTCAAGAAGGGCCTGAAGTTCGCGAACGGGCACGACCTCACGTCGAGCGACGTGAAGTTCTCGTTCGACCGCGAGCTCAAGATCAACAACGAGAACGGCCCGCAGTCGCTGCTCGCGAACCTCAAGAGCATCGACACCCCGGACGACACCACGGTCGTGTTCAACCTCGACCACGCCGACCAGACCTGGCCGCAGGTGCTCTCGAGCCCCGCCGGTCCGATCGTCGACGAGCAGGTCTTCTCGGCCGACAAGCTCACCCCCGCGGCCGACATCGTCAAGGGCAAGGCGTTCGCCGGGCAGTACGAGATCACCTCGTACAAGGAGAACGACACGATCCAGTACAAGGCGAACAAGGAGTACGACGGCCTCCTCGGCAAGGCGAAGACCGACGAGGTCACCGCCAGCTACTACACCAAGGAGACCGACCTCAAGCTGGCCGTGCAGCAGGGCGACGTCGACGTGGCGTACCGCTCGCTCACGCCGACCGACATCGCCGACCTGCGCAAGGACAAGGACGTCAAGGTCACCGACGGCCCCGGTGGCGAGCTCCGCTACCTCGTCTTCAACTTCAAGACACAGCCGTTCGGCACCGGCCAGTCCGACGCCGACGAGGCGAAGGCACTCGCGGTGCGCCAGGCGGTCGCGGACGTCGTGGACCGCGAGAAGCTCGCGAAGGACGTGTACAACAACACGTACTCGCCCGTCTACTCGATGGTCCCGGACGGCCTGACCGGTGCGGCGACGCCGTTCAAGACGCTCTACGGCGACGGCGACGGCGGCGCGGACGTGGACAAGGCGAAGAAGACGCTGTCCGACGCCGGTGTAACCGGCAAGGTGCAGCTCGACATCCAGTACGCGCCGGACCACTACGGTTCGACCTCGGACGACGAGTACGCCGAGCTCAAGACGCAGCTCGAGAACTCGGGCCTGTTCACCGTGAACATCCAGTCGACGGTCTACACGACCTACGCGGTCGACCGCACGAAGGACGCCTACCCGGTGTACCAGCTCGGTTGGTTCCCGGACTTCTCGGACGCGGACAACTACCTGTCGCCGTTCTTCACGAAGGACAACTTCGTGCAGAACCACTACGACGACCCGACGATCCAGAAGCTCATCTCCGAGGAGCAGGCGGAGTCCGACGCGTCGAAGCGCGCCGACCTCATCGAGCAGGCGCAGCAGCGCGAGGCCGAGCAGATCTCGACCCTCCCGCTCCTGCAGGGCAAGTCGATCGCCGTCGCCGGCAAGGACGTCAAGGGCCTGACCCTCGACGCCTCGTTCAAGTTCCGCTACGCGACCCTCTCCAAGTAA